The following nucleotide sequence is from uncultured Draconibacterium sp..
CTCACGGCGCGGTAACTTACGACCCGGATTTCGGAACAGAACTCAATGCCGGAACGCATACACTGACAGTTAATGTGGCTGGCTCGGATAACTACAACCCGGCTTCTGAAACAGTGCAACTGACCGTTGAAAAAGCGGACCAGACCATTGCATGGGATACTCCGGCTAACATCGTTTACGGTACAACGCTCAGTGCAACTCAACTAAATGCCACTGTTACAGTTCCTGGCTCTGAAGCTCACGGCGCGGTAACTTACGACCCGGATTTCGGAACAGAACTCAATGCCGGAACGCATACACTGACAGTTAATGTGGCTGGCTCGGATAACTACAACCCGGCTTCTGAAACAGTGCAACTGACCGTTGAAAAAGCGGACCAGACCATTGCATGGGATACTCCGGCTAACATCGTTTACGGTACAACGCTCAGTGCAACTCAACTAAATGCCACTGTTACAGTTCCTGGCTCTGAAGCTCACGGCGCGGTAACTTACGACCCGGATTTCGGAACAGAACTCAATGCCGGAACGCATACACTGACAGTTAATGTGGCTGGCTCGGATAACTACAACCCGGCTTCTGAAACAGTGCAACTGACCGTTGAAAAAGCGGACCAGACCATTGCATGGGATACTCCGGCTAACATCGTTTACGGTACAACGCTCAGTGCAACTCAACTAAATGCCACTGTTACAGTTCCTGGCTCTGAAGCTCACGGCGCGGTAACTTACGACCCGGATTTCGGAACAGAACTCAATGCCGGAACGCATACACTGACAGTTAATGTGGCTGGCTCGGATAACTACAACCCGGCTTCTGAAACAGTGCAACTGACCGTTGAAAAAGCGGACCAGACCATTGCATGGGATACTCCGGCTAACATCGTTTACGGTACAACGCTCAGTGCAACTCAACTAAATGCCACTGTTACAGTTCCTGGCTCTGAAGCTCACGGCGCGGTAACTTACGACCCGGATTTCGGAACAGAACTCAATGCCGGAACGCATACACTGACAGTTAATGTGGCTGGCTCGGATAACTACAACCCGGCTTCTGAAACAGTGCAACTGACCGTTGAAAAAGCGGACCAGACCATTGCATGGGATACTCCGGCTAACATCGTTTACGGTACAACGCTCAGTGCAACTCAACTAAATGCCACTGTTACAGTTCCTGGCTCTGAAGCTCACGGCGCGGTAACTTACGACCCGGATTTCGGAACAGAACTCAATGCCGGAACGCATACACTGACAGTTAATGTGGCTGGCTCGGATAACTACAACCCGGCTTCTGAAACAGTGCAACTGACCGTTGAAAAAGCGGACCAGACCATTGCATGGGATACTCCGGCTAACATCGTTTACGGTACAACGCTCAGTGCAACTCAACTAAATGCCACTGTTACAGTTCCTGGCTCTGAAGCTCACGGCGCGGTAACTTACGACCCGGATTTCGGAACAGAACTCAATGCCGGAACGCATACACTGACAGTTAATGTGGCTGGCTCGGATAACTACAACCCGGCTTCTGAAACAGTGCAACTGACCGTTCCGGCTAAAAAGCGGACCAGACCATTGCATGGGATACTCCGGCTAACATCGTTTACGGTACAACGCTCAGTGCAACTCAACTAAATGCCACTGTTACAGTTCCTGGCTCTGAAGCTCACGGCGCGGTAACTTACGACCCGGATTTCGGAACAGAACTCAATGCCGGAACGCATACACTGACAGTTAATGTGGCTGGCTCGGATAACTACAACCCGGCTTCTGAAACAGTGCAACTGACCGTTGAAAAAGCGGACCAGACCATTGCATGGGATACTCCGGCTAACATCGTTTACGGTACAACGCTCAGTGCAACTCAACTAAATGCCACTGTTACAGTTCCTGGCTCTGAAGCTCACGGCGCGGTAACTTACGACCCGGATTTCGGAACAGAACTCAATGCCGGAACGCATACACTGACAGTTAATGTGGCTGGCTCGGATAACTACAACCCGGCTTCTGAAACAGTATACATTAATGTGCTGAAACGTCCAATCACCGTTACTCCACTTGCCGACCAATTCAAATATTGTGGTCAAAGTGATCACGAACTGGAATACGAAATTACAAGTGGAAGCTTAGTTGGAGAAGATGATTTTGACGGTTCGCTTTCACGCGACCCTGGTGAAATTTCAGGAGAATCCTATGAAATTAATATTGGTACATTGACTTTGGGGTCAAACTATGACTTAATTTGTACTCCAAGTGTTACTTTACTGATTAAACCTGTCACCATCGATGCCTCAGCCAGCAGCATACCAGTGGAAGTTGGTAATCCAGCAACATTAACTGCAACTGTAGTCAATGAAAGCCTGGTTACAGTTGAAAATGTATCTGTGACATTTGTTGTAACCTATTTTGATAGTAACTCTGGTAATGAAGTAGAAGAGTATCGAACAACAATTCTAACAGATGAGTACGGTATTGCAGAAGAATCAGGTGTTGATCTGCCTGATGTCAAAGTCTACAAAGTAACGGCAATTGCCGGAGAAGGTTGCTCTGAATCAACAGCCTATCTCCCTGTTTACGACCCATCAGCCGGATTTGTAACCGGTGGTGGTTGGATTTGGTCACCAGCAGAAGCTTATACTGCTGATGTAAATCTTGAAGGCAAAGCCAACTTCGGATTTGTGGCCAAGTACAAAAAAGGAAAATCGGATGTAGATGGCAACACCGAATTCCATTTCCATGCAGCCGGAATGAAATTCAAAAGCCAGTTCCATGAATCGGGTTCACTGGTAATCTCAGGCGGCAAGGCTACTTACCGCGGCGAGGGAACCATAAATGGAGAAGGTTCTTATAAATTCACCCTGGTGGCTTTTGATGGCGACTGGAATGATGGCACTGATCCCGATAGATTCCGCATTAAAATCTATGGTGACAATGGAGTCGTTTATGACAACGCTATCGAGAATGCTGATGAAAATTCTGATGATGCAACCGAATTGGGAGGTGGTTCAATAGTAATTCACGAAGTGAAAAGCAATAACAAAACCAAATCCGGATATATTGAGCCTAAAGTAGAATTAGAACCTGTTGAGTCGGCATTAAAGGTCTATCCGAATCCATTTAAAGATCGGGCACGTTTTGAGTTTGTTTCGCCAATAGCTACCCAGGCCAAAATTGATATTTACAATATGGCAGGGCAAATGGTACAGACTGTATTCGATGGATTTGTGGAAGAAAACACCACTTATAACGCTGAGTTTAAACCTGAAGCCGAAGTGAGTGGCATGTATTTCTATCGCATGCAACTGGGAGAACAAATTTACAATGGTAAACTAATGTATAAAAGAGAATAAAACCTGTGTTTAAACGGTATAAAAGGCGTATCCGTTTGGGTACGCCTTTTTCTGTAATTTCTCGGCAGTAATCCATTTATACCAAAATTAACAGGTAGACCAACGACAAATAACTTTCAACCAAACCTCTAATAAAATAGTCTGTTAATGCTTTTTTACGCAGTTTTGATTCTTTGAGTGGGACAAAACATATATCCAAAAATGGGACACATGCCCAATCTTTAAAAATCGTGCCAATTCAGAAAAGGTAAAAACTCATTAAATAATCAATATTTTCAGGCTTTTAAACTGTATTGACTTACACAATAGATTATCTCAAATCCGGACATCTCGCTTATCTATTAACTATAATATGGTTTATCTTTACATCACCTAATAGCCTCATTAACCAGGCTAAGCAAAACTAGTAACGGACGAACAATTCGTTTTTAATTTATTTACTTAATATAACAAAGATGAAAAAATGGGTTTACACAACCGTTGTGGCTCTTATTGCAGCCGGCGGTATTTTCTGGAGTTGCCAGAAAGACGAAACACTAACAAATCCTGATGAAGGGTTGATGCTTAAAAAAGCAAAAATTGCAGAAATCGAAAGTTTAGTTAGCTGGAATCCTACAGTCTGCGCAGGAGAAGAACATGAATTTATTATCGATACCGAAGTTGGAACTAATGTTCAGGCACAACAATTGGAAGATGGAGAATGGATTCAAGTTTTTCAGATGAATAAAACTACCGAGTTTCCCCAAAAGTTCTATTTAACTTTTGAAACAACAGGTGAATACCAGTTACGTTTTAAAGTGGGTAACAGGTGGTCTGAAAATAACGCAAAACTTGTTGTTGAGAACTGTGACATGTGTGACGATGCATTATTTTCATATGCAACGGATGATAATCTGGATATCGTGTTTTCGTACAACCACGATGAAAAAGCCGAAATTACTATTGCATTTACATTTCCGCAGGTCGAAGATCTAGAACTAAATGATGAAGGAAACTATGAAGCACCAGATGGAAAAGTATATTCTTTGAATAATCCAAAGAACCAAACTGTATTTACCTGGACAGGAGAAATTGGATGCAATGCCAGCGAACCAACCACATTTGAATTTGGCTTTGCACCTGATTGTAGTTCTGGCAACGCAAAAGACGGACAAGCAACTATTTGGACTGACACAAAAATTCTTGCAATTAATGGAGAACCGGTAATAATGACCGAAGACGATTTGAGTACACCGGATATAGATGAAACAGTAATCGGTTATTCGGTAAAAGGTGATCTTTCAAATATCGTTTACACCGGATGTCCTAAATAAAAAAATAAAAGTTGACCTGATGAAGGTCAATAAACTTCTAAAATTAACTAAAAACCGCTGAGGCTTGCTTCAGCGGTTTTCTTTTGTCCCAATCGAGGCTTTAACACCCCACTCATCCTTCTCACACCATTATCCATTTTTATTCTTATCTGGATCAATTCCAAAATTCAACAAACCACTATGAATCAGCAACAAAGCCATTTTCATTTCGTAACTTATTATCACAGTTAAAGAATTACATAAACCAAACCGTAACACCATGAAAAAATCAGTTTTATTATTTTATCAATGATTTTATAGTAAAAAGATAACTTTACCACTTCATTATAGACGTAGCAGAATATAATTACTCCCGGGTGAATTTGAATGTTCAGTACTGTACCACAGGAAATTAAAAAAGGATAATATATCGAAGGCTACAATTAGAATCATCTCCAAACTACCCATTCCCACAATGATACAAGTATTGATTGTGTCTCTGATGATTTTTTCTGCCGTAAATAATACAGTATGGTTAATTGCCGTATATTTTTTACCTAAAAAAATCCCTTCATTTCTTTGTTATTACCCATCTTTTATTTTTGCAAATCAGCGAATTAATTCAATTTTTTACATTAATTTTAATTCGATTTCAATAAATAACTAAAACCAATAAACCATGTATAACCGTTTCGTCACACAAATTATAGTTTGCCTTTTGATTTCATGTAGTATTCAGGCCCAGGATCGAAGTATTCAGGGCAAAGTAACTACTTTCGAAAACATACCTTTATCCGGAGTGGAAGTTCAGGTAAAAAGTACTAAGCAGGTAGTTAAAACCGATACCCTTGGGAGATTTTCAGTTGCTTGTAATAATAAAGATAAATTAAGTTTTTTCGCTCATGGATTTAATAAACAGGACGTAAAACTAAAAGAAAACACAAAGTTTGTTGCTGTTAACCTACATCTTAAACCAGGTGAAAAAGGGAAAGCGCTAGCTATAGGTTACGGTCATGTAACGGATGAAGATAAATTGAGTGCGATTTCAAGTTTAAGAGACGACCATGATGATTTCTCAAATTATGCAGACATGTTTGAACTGATAAGAGGAAAGTTTTCGGGAGTGCAGGTAGTTGGTGATGAAATAATAATCCGCGGGAATAATACGATGGGTGGCAGCAATGCTGCATTAATTGTAGTGGATGGAATTGAGCGGGAAGGCAGTATATTAGGTATGCTCCCCCCACATACAGTAAAGAGTATCGATATTTTAAAAGATGGGGGTTCTGCTATTTATGGTTCAAGGGGAGCAAATGGAGTTGTTCTCATCGAAACAAAAAAAGGTGACGAGGATAAATAGTTGGTTTAGCCCAAAATCAATTTTTCTCGAATAAATTTCCTTTATTGTATTCTCTTAAAATATGCAAAAATCATCGATTTAAAACCTGGAGGATTACGTATTCTTCATGGATAAACCTCTTTGTATGTAATTTGTTTATTCAATTTAAAGAGTAAAAATGAACAGTTTTTGGAACGAAAGATACAGCGCTACAGAATACGCATACGGAGAAACGCCTAACGAATTTTTAAAAGAGGAATTGCCCAAAATACAACCGGGGAAGGTGCTATTTCCGGCAGAAGGAGAAGGACGAAACGCAGTATTCGCAGCAACATTAGGATGGGATGTAACAGCTTTTGATCCCAGTGTTGAAGGAAAAAGAAAAGCACTGCTTTTAGCTGATAAACATAATACTTCTATTCGCTATCAGGTAACTGATTATGAAAATGCCGATTTTGAAAAAGAGTATTTTGATTGTATTTGTTTGACATATGCACATATGCCGGAAAAAATACGTAATAAAGTACACCAAAAATTAGAGTCGTATTTAAAACCCGGAGGCACATTAATTCTTGAAGGTTTTTCGAAAGAACAAATAAACAGAAATACCGGTGGCCCTAAAGATATTGGCTTCCTTTTCGATGAAAAAGAATTAGAATACGACTTTAAAAATTTCAGTTCATTAACAACATTCAAAACCGATATTGAACTGGATGAAGGCCTTTACCACCGCGGTCTTGCATCAATTATCAGATTAATAGGAATTAAGTAGTAGTCGTAGTTTTCTGCGCTTTTATAACGCACACAAGAAAACTCCTTTAAATAAAATTAAACAATTTAGCCCCGTTAAACGTATAGTATTTACAATCAGAACTTTCTACTGAGCAAATTGAATCGTTTTTTGGAAATATATTTTTACGAAAGAACCAAAAGTTTTAATTTTACTTAAAAATAAGAAAGAGGAAGAAAAAAGAGTTTCAATTTTTTGTTTACAAGCAGGTATTTATTTATACTTGCACACGATTTCAAAAGAAAATCACCCTCCTCGTCAATTGTTCCAAGAATTTTTTCAACAATTATTAATCGAGAAAAGTTATAACAATAGTATAATGTATGATATTTTAGAACTGAACAAGAAACTTGTTCCTGAATTAAAAGAGATCGCTAAAGAGCTCAATATTAAACGTGTAGAGTCCTACAAGAAACAGGATCTTATTTATAAAATTTTAGATACCCAGGCTGTACTTGAAGCTGAAAACAAAGGCCAAAAGAATGCTCCTAAAGATGAAAAAGGAGGAGCCGGTAATCGAAAAAAACAATCCGACAGAAACGTCATGGAGGACGATGAACCACGCCGTTCAAAACGTCCACGCCAAAGAGTGGAGACTGTAAAACGTGAAAAAGTGGGATCAGGTCCTAAAAAGAAACATGGCGACAAAATTGACGATAAAGTTCAAACGCGTCAGGACCAGATAAAAGCAATTATAAAAGGTTTTACAAAGGAAAAATCTGCTGCAGAACCAAAGCAACAAAATATTGAAGCAGCTGTCAAACCAGAGGAAACAATATCAGCTCCTCAGCAACAACAGCAGAAACCACAAGCTCAGGAAAAACCACAAGCTCAGGAAAAGAAACAAGAGCTACAAAAACCTGAAGTAAAAGTTCAGCATGCTAAAGAGCAAGCGCAACAACGAGGTGGTCAGCAAAGACATCCGCAGAATCAGCAAAATCAGCCAAGACAAAATACCGGCGGAAAAGACGACCGTCAAAGACCACAAAATAGAAATCAACAACAAGGTCAGCAACAAGGTCAGCAGCAAGGAAATCGCCAAAAACAACGTCAATTCGAGTTTGAAGGTATTATTAACAACACCGGCGTACTGGAGATTTTAGCTGACGGTTATGGTTTTTTACGTTCATCGGATTACAATTATTTGAACTCTCCTGACGATATTTATGTATCGCAGTCGCAGATTAAACTATTTGGTTTAAAAACCGGTGATACCGTAAAAGGAACTGTTCGCCCGCCAAAAGAAGGTGAGAAATATTTCCCACTGATTAAAGTGCTGGAGATTAACGGACGAAGCCCTGAGTTTATTCGCGACCGCGTACCTTTCGATCACCTGACTCCTTTATTCCCTGATGAGAAATTTAACCTTACCGGAAATGGCCACGACAACATTTCAACTCGAGTTGTTGATATGTTTGCGCCAATTGGTAAAGGACAGCGTGGTTTGATTGTTGCCCAGCCAAAAACCGGTAAAACAGTATTGCTGAAAGAGATCGCCAACGCCATTGCAGCCAACCACCCTGAGGTTTATATGATCGTATTATTGATCGATGAACGTCCGGAAGAGGTTACCGATATGGCACGCAGCGTACATGCCGAAGTAATTGCATCAACTTTTGATGAGCCGGCTGACAAACACGTAAAAGTGGCCAACATTGTATTGGAAAAAGCAAAACGTTTAACCGAATGTGGCCACGATGTGGTTATCCTGTTAGACTCGATTACACGTTTGGCACGTGCATACAACACTGTTCAACCTGCATCGGGTAAAGTACTTTCGGGTGGTGTTGATGCCAACGCACTGCATAAACCAAAACGTTTCTTTGGTGCTGCACGAAACATTGAAGAAGGTGGTTCATTAACGATTATGGCAACGGCGCTTACCGAAACCGGATCGAAAATGGACGAGGTTATTTTTGAAGAGTTTAAAGGTACCGGTAACATGGAGCTGCAACTCGACAGAAAATTGTCGAACAAACGTATCTTCCCTTCTGTGGATATTCCAACATCGAGTACCCGCCGCGAAGACCTTTTATTCTCGAAAGAAGTTCTCGACAAACTGTGGATTTTACGCAACTACCTTGGCGACATGAACGCCCTGGAAGCAATGGAGTTTATGAAAACAAGATTGATGCGTACTTCAAGTATCGAAGAATTCCTTGCATCAATGAACGATGGATAGAAAGTAAAAACAACAACATAAAAAAAGCAGGTTCGGTTTCGAACCTGCTTTTTTGTTGCCTGAAAAATCGAGAGCAAGGATGTCATCTTTTAAAAAGATGACATCCTTACTTCAATCCCTTATTAAAATTAAAAGTATTCGATGGTTGAATTTGCTCCGATCGTAGAATTCGGCTTTTTACTGTTTTGGCCCGGTGTTTCGAAACCGGCTCGTAACTTAAATCAACCAAAAACCGGGAGAAGCCATTCTGCTTGAGTTTGTTTTTTGATTGTGAAATAGAAACCGGAACTTGCGGAACAATTGAAGTAATTCCATTTCGGCGGAAGCGCTGCAACTTAATGTTCATATCATCCACCAGCTCATCACTCCCATTTTTCATGGCAATGGGCATTCGCGAATGGAAAAGTTCGGGATAGAAATAAACCGGCACAATTCCGTCTTTGTGCGACATTGAAAACAGCGTTTCAAAATCAATTTCCTGCGGATATGAAAACAGGTTCACTCCTTCGTTTTTGATAAAACTGGCGGCAGCATCGTTAAAAACATATACATTTTCGTTGGCAATAATCCGGCACTTTGGCGGAATCAAGTCCAGTTGCGAAATATGGCTGATAACAAAATTTCGTAGTCCGCATTTTACCATTTTGGCAATCAGCTCGCGGTAAAATTGTAAGGCATCCTGCTGAATAAACTTAGGCAGTTCGATGTATATTTTCTCCTTAAACTTTTGAATAAACGGCACCTCCGGATCAAAACGGCTCCAGGTAATTTTTGAAAATGCCAAAAACAAACCTTCCATTTCATTCAGGTTCATTTTTTTCAGCCACTCCATCGAGTTGATGCGAAAATAGAACTCCTCCTTCCGGTTAGTTTCCCTGCCTTTTAAAGCACCTAATATTTTTTGTTTGTGTCCGTATTTCAGCTGCTTAAATTGAGCATTTGTATCTTCTAACTTCGATGGAAATTTAACATCACTAATCCCCGACAAATAAACTTCGCTATTGGCTTTTACCTGCTTTCCGCCCGAATCAATTTTGAACAAACCATTCTCTTCGGCTACTTCACGCACTTTTACTGTTTCCTGCTTTTCAGTACCCGGAATATGAAAACGCAAACGAAATCCCGGTTCAACATTCATTTGCGAGCTTAACCAGATATTCTGTCCCTTTATCTGTTCAACTTTGCCAAGGAAGACGCCGGCAACCGTTTTTTCAGAAATGGCTTCGTTCACATCCTTTCCCATAAAATAGGCCGTTTTCTCGCGTCCAAAATCAAGCGCCAAAAGTTCTTTTGCTTTATCCAACTGATCAGGTCCGTCAAGTGCTGTTCGGTAGGCTTGTGCCACCCGATAAGTGTACTCACCCGATTTCATGCGCCCCTCAACTTTTAAACTGGTTACTCCCATTTTTGCAAAACGGTCGACCAAATCAATTTGCTGGTTATCTTTTAAATTAAAGAGATACTGATGCGCATTTTTAGCGGTATAAGTTCGTCGGCAAGGTTGCGTGCAAAGTCCACGGTTAGCTCCCCTGCCCCCGGCGTAACTACTGTAAAGACACATACCAGAAAAAGAATAACACAGTGCACCATGAATAAATACTTCGGTTTCAACCTTACTTTTTTTGCATATTTTAGTCAGTTCCGGCAGTGTAAGTTCGCGAGCCAAAACTACACGTTCAATCCCCTTTTTATGCGCATAATTCGCTCCGGTTGAATTATGTATACCCATCTGTGTGCTGGCATGCAACACCAAATTTGGGAAGTAAGTACGTGCAATATAAAAAACGCCCCAATCCTGAATGATCACGCCACTAACACCAACCTGGTTTAAAAAATTCAGGTAATCGAGTAACTCCGGAATCTCATTGTTTTTGATCACCGTATTTAGGGTAACGTAAACCTGGATGTTCTTCTTTTTGGTTTCTTCAAGAATGGTAACCAGTTGCCCGTTGGTAAAATTCTTGGCCCTTCCGCGGGCGTTAAATTGTTTTAACCCCATGAAAATTGCATCGGCTCCACCACGTAAAGCGGCATAAAACGATTCTGGATTTCCAACAGGTAAAAGAAGTTCCGGTTTCTGCATAATCTATTTTCGTGCAAAATTAGCAATAATAAATTTTAACTATCCCAAATAAATTAGCACTTTTGAGATGATTAAAGCAAAACAAAATTATCGGCCATGAAAAAATACATTTCTCTGTTCGTTCTTCTCTTAATTTCTTCTGCGGGCCTTTACGCACAAAGCATTTATGATATCCGCAACGCAATTGATTTTTTTGAATCGAATAAAATGCAACGCGGTGATTTCAGAAAGACGCTCTCCGAAAGCGAAATTGAAGGCTCGCCTTATTATATAGATGAATTTACAAAGGGTACTATTTTCACGTCCCAGAAAATTCAGTACAACGATGTTCCTTTACGTTATAATATTTATAACGACGAAATGGAATTTCAGACACCCGACGAGCAGATCCTGGCCATAGCTGCACCAGAAATTGTAGAAAAAGCAGTGGTTGGAGAAGATACTTTTTCCAACATTCCGTACGAACTTGGCAATAAAGTAAAACGTGCCTATTTTATTCTTTTAACCGAAGGTAAACTTAGTTTATATGCGCGCCCTCAAGTGATGTACCAAAAACCTAAAGAGGCCGCTGCGTATAAAGAACCGGAACCGGCAAAATTTATAAAACGGCCTGATATGTACTACCTGCGTTTAAACCAGCAGG
It contains:
- a CDS encoding peptidase U32 family protein; the protein is MQKPELLLPVGNPESFYAALRGGADAIFMGLKQFNARGRAKNFTNGQLVTILEETKKKNIQVYVTLNTVIKNNEIPELLDYLNFLNQVGVSGVIIQDWGVFYIARTYFPNLVLHASTQMGIHNSTGANYAHKKGIERVVLARELTLPELTKICKKSKVETEVFIHGALCYSFSGMCLYSSYAGGRGANRGLCTQPCRRTYTAKNAHQYLFNLKDNQQIDLVDRFAKMGVTSLKVEGRMKSGEYTYRVAQAYRTALDGPDQLDKAKELLALDFGREKTAYFMGKDVNEAISEKTVAGVFLGKVEQIKGQNIWLSSQMNVEPGFRLRFHIPGTEKQETVKVREVAEENGLFKIDSGGKQVKANSEVYLSGISDVKFPSKLEDTNAQFKQLKYGHKQKILGALKGRETNRKEEFYFRINSMEWLKKMNLNEMEGLFLAFSKITWSRFDPEVPFIQKFKEKIYIELPKFIQQDALQFYRELIAKMVKCGLRNFVISHISQLDLIPPKCRIIANENVYVFNDAAASFIKNEGVNLFSYPQEIDFETLFSMSHKDGIVPVYFYPELFHSRMPIAMKNGSDELVDDMNIKLQRFRRNGITSIVPQVPVSISQSKNKLKQNGFSRFLVDLSYEPVSKHRAKTVKSRILRSEQIQPSNTFNFNKGLK
- a CDS encoding T9SS type A sorting domain-containing protein — protein: MAGSDNYNPASETVQLTVEKADQTIAWDTPANIVYGTTLSATQLNATVTVPGSEAHGAVTYDPDFGTELNAGTHTLTVNVAGSDNYNPASETVYINVLKRPITVTPLADQFKYCGQSDHELEYEITSGSLVGEDDFDGSLSRDPGEISGESYEINIGTLTLGSNYDLICTPSVTLLIKPVTIDASASSIPVEVGNPATLTATVVNESLVTVENVSVTFVVTYFDSNSGNEVEEYRTTILTDEYGIAEESGVDLPDVKVYKVTAIAGEGCSESTAYLPVYDPSAGFVTGGGWIWSPAEAYTADVNLEGKANFGFVAKYKKGKSDVDGNTEFHFHAAGMKFKSQFHESGSLVISGGKATYRGEGTINGEGSYKFTLVAFDGDWNDGTDPDRFRIKIYGDNGVVYDNAIENADENSDDATELGGGSIVIHEVKSNNKTKSGYIEPKVELEPVESALKVYPNPFKDRARFEFVSPIATQAKIDIYNMAGQMVQTVFDGFVEENTTYNAEFKPEAEVSGMYFYRMQLGEQIYNGKLMYKRE
- a CDS encoding class I SAM-dependent methyltransferase encodes the protein MNSFWNERYSATEYAYGETPNEFLKEELPKIQPGKVLFPAEGEGRNAVFAATLGWDVTAFDPSVEGKRKALLLADKHNTSIRYQVTDYENADFEKEYFDCICLTYAHMPEKIRNKVHQKLESYLKPGGTLILEGFSKEQINRNTGGPKDIGFLFDEKELEYDFKNFSSLTTFKTDIELDEGLYHRGLASIIRLIGIK
- the rho gene encoding transcription termination factor Rho, translating into MYDILELNKKLVPELKEIAKELNIKRVESYKKQDLIYKILDTQAVLEAENKGQKNAPKDEKGGAGNRKKQSDRNVMEDDEPRRSKRPRQRVETVKREKVGSGPKKKHGDKIDDKVQTRQDQIKAIIKGFTKEKSAAEPKQQNIEAAVKPEETISAPQQQQQKPQAQEKPQAQEKKQELQKPEVKVQHAKEQAQQRGGQQRHPQNQQNQPRQNTGGKDDRQRPQNRNQQQGQQQGQQQGNRQKQRQFEFEGIINNTGVLEILADGYGFLRSSDYNYLNSPDDIYVSQSQIKLFGLKTGDTVKGTVRPPKEGEKYFPLIKVLEINGRSPEFIRDRVPFDHLTPLFPDEKFNLTGNGHDNISTRVVDMFAPIGKGQRGLIVAQPKTGKTVLLKEIANAIAANHPEVYMIVLLIDERPEEVTDMARSVHAEVIASTFDEPADKHVKVANIVLEKAKRLTECGHDVVILLDSITRLARAYNTVQPASGKVLSGGVDANALHKPKRFFGAARNIEEGGSLTIMATALTETGSKMDEVIFEEFKGTGNMELQLDRKLSNKRIFPSVDIPTSSTRREDLLFSKEVLDKLWILRNYLGDMNALEAMEFMKTRLMRTSSIEEFLASMNDG
- a CDS encoding TonB-dependent receptor plug domain-containing protein, with the translated sequence MYNRFVTQIIVCLLISCSIQAQDRSIQGKVTTFENIPLSGVEVQVKSTKQVVKTDTLGRFSVACNNKDKLSFFAHGFNKQDVKLKENTKFVAVNLHLKPGEKGKALAIGYGHVTDEDKLSAISSLRDDHDDFSNYADMFELIRGKFSGVQVVGDEIIIRGNNTMGGSNAALIVVDGIEREGSILGMLPPHTVKSIDILKDGGSAIYGSRGANGVVLIETKKGDEDK